A window of the Leucothrix mucor DSM 2157 genome harbors these coding sequences:
- a CDS encoding nucleoside triphosphate hydrolase: MAEQIQALVDEIQQLASTGNRVIIAIAGPPAAGKSTFVETLQQAIAGSVVVPMDGFHLDNRILESRGLLARKGSPPTFDALGYYHLIKRLRADEEIVIAPTFDRAADLSRAGAIEIPRSARILLTEGNYLLLNQQPWKLLPELFDLTIKLSVPETILSERLVQRWLDHGLSAEAALQRAEQNDLPNARLVLEASAKADRIINNF; the protein is encoded by the coding sequence ATGGCTGAGCAGATACAAGCGCTGGTCGATGAGATTCAGCAACTGGCCAGTACTGGCAATCGTGTGATTATCGCGATTGCCGGTCCGCCGGCTGCGGGGAAGTCAACCTTTGTTGAAACCCTGCAGCAGGCGATTGCCGGCTCAGTCGTGGTGCCGATGGATGGATTCCATTTGGATAACCGCATTCTCGAGTCGCGTGGTTTGTTGGCCCGTAAGGGTAGCCCACCAACCTTTGATGCCCTTGGCTATTACCATTTGATCAAACGCTTACGAGCAGATGAAGAAATCGTAATTGCGCCGACCTTTGATCGGGCAGCGGATTTATCCAGAGCAGGCGCGATTGAAATTCCACGCTCAGCGCGCATTCTTCTTACCGAAGGAAACTACTTATTACTGAATCAGCAGCCTTGGAAATTACTGCCAGAACTGTTTGATTTAACGATAAAATTATCCGTTCCTGAGACGATATTAAGTGAGCGATTAGTACAGCGTTGGTTGGACCATGGTTTGTCGGCAGAAGCTGCTTTGCAACGTGCGGAACAAAATGATTTACCTAATGCGCGCTTAGTGCTCGAAGCATCAGCAAAAGCGGATCGAATCATTAACAATTTCTAA
- a CDS encoding ATP-binding cassette domain-containing protein, producing MSQIQPILQAKGLVKRYGRVTALDHADFELYPGEVLAVIGDNGAGKSSLIKAVSGATIPDEGDVWLEGQKINFRSPMEARESGIETVYQNLALSPALSIADNMFLGREIRKPGFMGKWLRMLDRAQMQNIARDKLTELGLMTIQNINQAVETLSGGQRQGVAVARAAAFGSKVIIMDEPTAALGVKESRRVLELIQDVKSRGTPIVLISHNMPHVFEVADRIHIHRLGKRCAVVDPKNCSMSDAVAIMTGAMEPPAEMYQPYG from the coding sequence ATGAGTCAGATTCAACCTATCTTACAAGCGAAAGGCTTGGTGAAACGTTATGGTCGTGTCACGGCGTTGGATCATGCCGACTTTGAACTGTACCCCGGTGAAGTACTGGCGGTCATTGGTGATAACGGTGCGGGTAAATCCTCACTGATCAAAGCGGTTTCCGGTGCGACAATTCCTGATGAAGGTGATGTTTGGCTGGAAGGTCAGAAAATTAATTTTCGCTCGCCAATGGAAGCTCGGGAAAGCGGCATCGAAACGGTGTATCAGAACTTGGCATTGTCGCCAGCTTTATCGATTGCCGACAATATGTTTCTAGGTCGTGAGATTCGTAAACCCGGCTTTATGGGAAAATGGCTACGCATGTTGGACCGTGCGCAAATGCAGAATATCGCCCGCGATAAGCTGACCGAGCTTGGTTTAATGACGATTCAAAATATCAACCAAGCGGTAGAGACTTTATCTGGTGGTCAGCGTCAAGGTGTTGCGGTAGCGCGTGCGGCGGCCTTTGGTAGCAAAGTAATTATCATGGATGAGCCGACAGCGGCGCTAGGTGTGAAAGAGTCACGTCGCGTACTGGAGTTGATTCAGGATGTAAAATCCCGTGGAACGCCGATCGTCTTGATCAGTCACAATATGCCCCATGTTTTTGAAGTGGCAGACCGGATTCACATTCACCGTTTAGGCAAGCGTTGTGCGGTGGTTGATCCAAAAAACTGCAGCATGTCAGATGCGGTTGCAATCATGACCGGCGCCATGGAGCCACCTGCGGAGATGTATCAACCGTATGGCTGA